Part of the Vicinamibacteria bacterium genome, GAGGAAGGCCGAGAGGAAGGTCTCAGAGAAGGGAAACGAAAGACTCTCGCTCAGTTGCTCACGGCGAAATTCGGCTCGCTTCCGCCGGAGACGATTTCCCGAATCGAGGGCCTGGAATCGGTCGATGAGCTCGATCGCTATCTCGAGCGGGTGCTGACGGCGGGCTCGATCGAAGAGATGGGACTTTGACGCTTTGCCCCGCGGTCGTCAAAGACGCGAATGCGCTGGACACCAGCCGTTCAGGACGCCTCTCGAGGACAATCGATGGCCGTGTTGTTGGCCGGCCATTCGCTACCTCCAGCACTCTGCACTACGATAGCTCTTTTCCCTTTTCTCGCGAGGAAGATACAGGTAGGCGACCCATGGACGTCCCTCCCGATAAGTGACTTCTAGATAGACATCCGTCATTCCGGTTTCTCCACCTCGTAGGCGGTGACGACGACCAATCGCTCTGTTTCGGGGATCGGTCCCACGATCACTTTCCAGGGTTTTCCGCCAAGCCGGGTCGCGATCACCCATCGCCCCTCCCTTTTTGGAGGGGCGATAGGCCGCCGCTTTCTGCATCATACGGCGTAATTGGGATTTCCGTACAATCGCGTTCTCGCAAGCGGCTTGTACTTATATAAGGTGAGCTCGAGCTCCCATCCCCACCACGGGGGCCATTCTCTTCTACGCTTCGCCACCGTCTGCTCTCGTAACGACGCTCGATTCTACAGGCTTCGGCTCATGAGCATTGGTTGCCCAAGCTCCAAGCCGAGGAGTATGTTGAGACGGAGGTCATGGAAACGAGACTATAGCGCCCCCGTCAATGGCGCCAGGTGTATCATGGGGCATCATGTCTGGAGCTCGAGAAGTCGTGGAGCAGGCCCGTCGCCTGCTCGAGGAGTTTCCCGAGATCGGAGTCGCCGTTCTCTTTGGCTCCAGGGCTACCGGAAAGGCGCGCCCGGACAGCGACCTCGACCTGGCTGTTCTTCCGGTGGAAGGAGACGTGTCACGGCGAAGGCTCCAATCCCGAGTCGCCGTCGCCCTGGCCGATCTGGCTCCCCAGGGGCGAGTGGATGTGGTGTTCATCGATGAAGCGCCAGAGCTTCTCCGACATCGCATCATGGAAACCGGGATCGTGCTGCTTCTAAAGGACGGACAGGCCTGGAG contains:
- a CDS encoding DUF4351 domain-containing protein, yielding EEGREEGLREGKRKTLAQLLTAKFGSLPPETISRIEGLESVDELDRYLERVLTAGSIEEMGL
- a CDS encoding nucleotidyltransferase domain-containing protein — encoded protein: MSGAREVVEQARRLLEEFPEIGVAVLFGSRATGKARPDSDLDLAVLPVEGDVSRRRLQSRVAVALADLAPQGRVDVVFIDEAPELLRHRIMETGIVLLLKDGQAWRTWRIRTMREHGDREPVRRLFRRRQKERLAGGASFGRSGRALESLERVGKLPR